From the genome of Campylobacter sp. MIT 99-7217, one region includes:
- a CDS encoding restriction endonuclease subunit S has protein sequence MERWDTASNQKHALANTAQHFKKVQEPKETKKPKYPLVRLEEICLINPNVDFSELITKDKEVSFVPMQAVSSNGTDFYPTNRKAVEYKGFTKFKDNDLLWAKITPCMENKKSLVVKGLKNAYGFGSTEFFVVRSKDKFETNIDFILQFLRLDSTVLNAKLRFKGSAGQQRVPKDFLQNLQIPLPPLKEQEKIVEFIEAKKAIIEQNNAKIKELKNLIDTKLQHLIFA, from the coding sequence TTGGAGCGTTGGGATACAGCCTCTAATCAAAAACACGCCCTAGCAAATACAGCCCAGCATTTTAAAAAGGTGCAAGAGCCTAAAGAAACTAAAAAGCCAAAATATCCCTTAGTAAGACTTGAAGAAATTTGCCTTATAAATCCAAATGTGGATTTTAGCGAATTGATAACAAAAGATAAAGAAGTGAGCTTTGTACCAATGCAAGCAGTCTCAAGTAATGGGACGGATTTTTATCCTACAAATAGAAAAGCTGTGGAATATAAAGGATTTACTAAATTTAAAGATAATGATTTATTGTGGGCAAAGATTACTCCTTGTATGGAAAATAAAAAATCACTTGTTGTAAAAGGGCTTAAAAATGCTTATGGCTTTGGTTCTACAGAGTTTTTTGTCGTGCGTTCTAAAGATAAATTTGAAACTAATATAGATTTTATTTTGCAATTTTTAAGATTAGATTCTACGGTACTCAATGCTAAACTTAGATTTAAAGGCTCTGCTGGACAGCAAAGAGTGCCGAAGGATTTTTTACAAAATCTGCAAATCCCCCTGCCTCCACTAAAAGAACAAGAAAAAATAGTCGAGTTTATAGAAGCTAAAAAAGCCATCATAGAGCAAAATAATGCTAAAATAAAAGAGTTAAAAAATTTAATTGATACAAAATTGCAGCATTTAATTTTTGCATAA
- a CDS encoding restriction endonuclease subunit S has translation MSRWDVSYFFGVHSVKSKFNLEYLGNILTPRKERIKPNEYDGLTPIVSKIPFEKSHIEYRKEPRTRMDMYAVLKDDLLVSNINFHQGAISLCDIDKAYASTHYQPYIINREIILDKYLVLILKQKSFQDYVATKKVKGIKTESNFNFIKTLQIPLPPLEIQKEIVAKIEDIKNKIKALQEEEKRLKDEIEAYIYI, from the coding sequence TTGAGTAGATGGGATGTTAGTTATTTTTTTGGCGTGCATTCTGTAAAATCCAAATTTAATTTAGAATATTTAGGAAATATTTTAACACCTAGAAAAGAAAGAATAAAACCAAACGAATACGATGGCTTAACGCCTATTGTTTCAAAAATACCCTTTGAAAAATCTCATATTGAATATAGAAAAGAACCACGCACTAGAATGGATATGTATGCTGTCCTTAAAGATGATTTGCTTGTGTCTAATATCAATTTTCATCAAGGAGCGATAAGCTTGTGCGATATAGACAAAGCTTACGCCTCTACTCACTATCAACCATATATTATTAATAGAGAAATCATATTAGATAAATATCTAGTACTCATTTTAAAGCAAAAAAGTTTTCAAGATTATGTTGCAACCAAGAAAGTTAAGGGTATAAAAACAGAATCAAATTTTAATTTTATAAAAACTTTACAAATCCCTCTGCCACCACTTGAGATACAAAAAGAAATAGTAGCCAAGATAGAAGATATTAAAAATAAGATAAAAGCCTTACAAGAAGAAGAAAAAAGGCTAAAAGATGAGATAGAGGCATATATATATATATAG